In Cicer arietinum cultivar CDC Frontier isolate Library 1 chromosome 7, Cicar.CDCFrontier_v2.0, whole genome shotgun sequence, a single window of DNA contains:
- the LOC101513859 gene encoding uncharacterized protein — MEHSDLQGQRRDMKNKGRNVVWSIAMDKCLIEALVIQAKSGNRVDKCFNENAYTAACVAVNTHFNLNLNNQKVINRLKTLKKRYKVIKDILSQDGFRWNPNTKMIECDYDELWKRYVVAHPDAKGFRGKQIEMYEQLKIVCGNYQAPSRWAKMKDGNDLVEMKNCDDESSFASPSSENMSDTDGTESYNGPPEYGQIPDGYKEPPAVQPLRKLPKRSRSSDELQDALMTVASSIRRLADSIERSKCSINASELLQAVMEIDELDESKQMYAFEYLNADPIKARAFLTYNTRMRRIYLFRQFW; from the exons ATGGAGCACTCTGATCTGCAAGGACAAAGAAGGGATATGAAAAATAAGGGAAGAAATGTTGTGTGGTCAATTGCAATGGATAAGTGTCTAATTGAAGCCCTGGTAATTCAAGCAAAAAGTGGAAACAGGGTTGACAAATGTTTCAATGAAAATGCATATACTGCAGCTTGTGTAGCTGTAAACACGCATTTCAACTTAAACTTGAATAATCAGAAAGTTATCAACCGTCTGAAGACACTTAAGAAGAGATATAAAGTAATAAAAGATATTCTAAGTCAGGATGGTTTCAGATGGAATCCAAATACAAAGATGATTGAGTGTGATTACGACGAGCTTTGGAAGAGATATGTTGTG GCACACCCTGATGCGAAAGGATTTCGTGGAAAACAAATCGAGATGTATGAACAACTTAAAATTGTTTGTGGAAATTATCAAGCTCCAAGTCGTTGGGCAAAGATGAAGGATGGTAATGATCTAGTGGAAATGAAGAATTGCGACGATGAATCCTCCTTTGCATCTCCTAGTTCAGAAAACATGAGTGATACAGATGGAACTGAGTCGTATAATGGGCCTCCAGAGTATGGCCAGATACCTGACGGTTATAAAGAGCCTCCAGCGGTCCAACCTCTAAGAAAACTTCCAAAACGGTCTCGTAGCTCAGATGAGCTTCAGGATGCATTGATGACAGTGGCATCAAGCATCCGACGATTGGCTGATTCGATAGAGCGCAGCAAATGCTCGATCAATGCCTCGGAACTATTACAGGCTGTGATGGAGATAGATGAGTTGGACGAGAGTAAACAGATGTATGCATTTGAGTATTTAAATGCTGATCCTATCAAAGCCAGAGCATTCTTGACTTACAATACTAGAATGAGAAGGATATATCTGTTTAGACAGTTCTGGTAG
- the LOC101513554 gene encoding uncharacterized protein translates to MSPSMKSKSKSKEKASAKASKEQHKTSPKTSGSANDASSVPSIAIDPILETVPTLETSLVDSSAIVNNSQFPKINDMDEHSNSPQGTVSEYDSVSNNGSCSGESEDTKEKVANSSTRLDIIPGCDNDRRDKIRLKNERKHQRQRERRAHELHDRCGAYLMSRKLENLVQKLVAMGFSSERATLALKLNEGKLEESISWLFEGSEAKDTTNVVSESNLKIDISEELEQIYAMEVKYNCSKQEVERVVVACEGDLQKAESTLKSQKQESPVNQSEDSSQDNNLMRSHGLQAASVSIQQRGNESDFNYYNVCGADSMFQDPKSRNQQALHMDHQNELAQKRWGVSVAASNPSNMLTMSQSMQAISPFVKMEAQPSAYRNEGRMIHQGVGREQVVMMQHSQFADAKQNYLNSMNSIPSGTSGWYVNSVPAYENSRSNGNFLLQNHNTGNVSADRLQQLCQAPYKEYSHAFGPVDSSISSSGMGGFYKPMVASSPSHTMSSHSQHHGSWNTGAASSPALTVPPSLGLFCGHQNPSARSLNSHSRVDWNTGGMVQEFDYNSIDWSLDCPASSRSGDVWLGISSLLRNGAGNRMATNSYMSGSRNVGTARETSSSAGLRDWTTPFAGKDIFSVPRQFVTFPPL, encoded by the coding sequence ATGTCTCCAtcaatgaaatcaaaatccaaGTCCAAGGAGAAGGCTTCTGCAAAGGCTTCTAAGGAACAACACAAGACTTCTCCAAAGACTTCTGGATCTGCTAATGATGCGAGCAGTGTTCCCTCTATCGCGATCGATCCTATCCTGGAAACTGTTCCAACCCTAGAAACGTCGTTGGTTGATTCTTCTGCCATAGTTAACAACAGTCAATTCCCAAAAATAAACGATATGGATGAGCATTCTAATAGTCCACAAGGTACGGTGTCTGAGTACGATTCGGTTTCTAATAATGGCAGCTGTTCTGGTGAATCAGAAGACACTAAAGAGAAAGTTGCAAACTCCTCGACCCGGTTGGATATCATACCTGGTTGTGATAACGACAGAAGGGATAAGATCCGCCTGAAGAATGAGAGGAAGCACCAAAGGCAGAGGGAAAGGAGAGCTCACGAGTTGCACGACCGGTGCGGTGCCTATCTAATGTCGAGGAAGCTTGAAAACCTTGTGCAGAAGTTAGTCGCGATGGGATTCTCTTCTGAGCGAGCGACACTGGCTTTGAAGTTAAATGAAGGCAAATTAGAAGAATCGATATCGTGGCTGTTTGAAGGAAGTGAAGCAAAGGATACTACCAACGTTGTAAGCGAGAGTAATTTGAAAATCGACATAAGTGAAGAGCTTGAGCAGATTTATGCTATGGAAGTGAAGTACAATTGTTCGAAACAAGAAGTTGAAAGAGTAGTTGTTGCATGTGAAGGCGATCTTCAGAAGGCTGAAAGTACCTTAAAATCTCAGAAGCAAGAATCTCCTGTAAATCAGTCAGAAGATTCTTCTCAAGATAATAATTTGATGAGATCTCATGGATTACAAGCAGCTTCAGTTTCAATTCAGCAGAGAGGGAATGAAAGTGATTTCAACTATTACAATGTTTGCGGTGCTGATTCTATGTTCCAAGATCCCAAAAGTAGAAATCAACAGGCTCTACACATGGATCATCAAAATGAACTGGCACAGAAAAGATGGGGTGTTAGTGTTGCTGCATCAAATCCTTCCAATATGTTAACTATGTCACAGTCCATGCAAGCAATCTCTCCATTTGTTAAAATGGAAGCGCAGCCTAGCGCATATAGGAATGAAGGAAGAATGATTCATCAAGGAGTAGGAAGGGAGCAGGTAGTGATGATGCAGCACTCGCAATTCGCAGACGCGAAACAGAATTATCTGAATTCTATGAATTCCATACCTTCAGGAACATCTGGTTGGTATGTAAATAGTGTTCCGGCATATGAAAATTCGAGGTCAAACGGGAATTTCCTACTACAAAATCACAACACTGGAAATGTCAGTGCGGATCGCTTGCAGCAACTTTGCCAAGCTCCTTACAAAGAATATTCCCATGCATTCGGACCAGTAGATTCCTCAATCTCATCATCTGGAATGGGAGGTTTCTATAAACCGATGGTTGCATCGTCGCCTTCGCATACAATGTCTTCTCACTCTCAACATCATGGTTCGTGGAACACTGGCGCCGCATCTTCACCTGCACTTACAGTTCCGCCGTCTCTCGGCCTATTTTGTGGGCATCAGAATCCATCGGCTAGATCACTCAACTCACATTCACGTGTGGATTGGAATACCGGGGGCATGGTACAAGAATTCGACTACAACAGTATAGATTGGAGTTTGGATTGCCCGGCGTCATCAAGATCAGGTGATGTTTGGCTAGGGATCTCATCATTGTTGAGAAACGGAGCCGGGAATAGGATGGCCACCAATTCTTACATGTCTGGATCACGAAATGTTGGCACGGCGAGGGAAACTTCGTCGTCTGCTGGATTAAGAGATTGGACCACACCTTTTGCTGGAAAGGATATATTCAGTGTTCCAAGGCAGTTTGTTACTTTTCCTCCGCTGTAG